The Pseudodesulfovibrio cashew genomic sequence GCCGCTATCCAGCAGACCACGCTCTCCCTGTCCATGCGCATGACCCAGAACTGGGGTTCCTCCTGATCATTGTGGTGTTCGCTTTCGGCGGCCACCTTGCGGGCGATGCGGCTGACCTCGTCAAGGTCGGCTTCGTAGGAAACCGAGAATTCAAGGTAGGCCCAGAGCAAAGAATCGTTGAGGGTCAGGTTGACGAATTCCTTGTTCAGCATCCGGCTGTTGGGGATGACGTAGCGCTTCCAGTCCCAGGTTTTGATCTTGGTGTGCGTGATGGAGATGTCCTCCACCGTACCGTATTGTCCGTCCATCATCAGCGTGTCGCCAACGCGGAGCTGGCGGGAGAAGCTGATGACGATGCCTGAGATGAGGTTTTCCACCAGCGGTCGGGCCGCGATACCGATGACGGCGGTGGAGATGGCGACCATGACCGAGATCATGGTGCTGGGCAGCTTGCCCAGGAAGGGCAGGGTCAGGGCT encodes the following:
- a CDS encoding mechanosensitive ion channel family protein encodes the protein MLAELNPALYVAGVSALSAIAYAWLHYRVTSFKNRRVDRIRKLVKEPETTAAMPTDVLTDKEEKQERRDMVRGVKTRFSVIRRTLVACVVVVWALALTLPFLGKLPSTMISVMVAISTAVIGIAARPLVENLISGIVISFSRQLRVGDTLMMDGQYGTVEDISITHTKIKTWDWKRYVIPNSRMLNKEFVNLTLNDSLLWAYLEFSVSYEADLDEVSRIARKVAAESEHHNDQEEPQFWVMRMDRESVVCWIAAWAETPGEAWNLKSDIATRLVRVFREKGIPTHAANVNLRGGPAAAPSAGL